A window of Hymenobacter siberiensis genomic DNA:
CCCTGGCCAACGGCACTTCGGTACCCGTGGTGGCCCTGCTGCCCGTGGGCGCAAGCACGCAGTACGTGGGCTTCCATGTGAAGAGCCTGGCCAACCAGGGCAACCTCTACATCGACGACGTGGCGGTGACGGCCGTTTCCATCACGGCTACTTCGGAGGCGCTGCTGCGCGCTGTGAGCGTGTTCCCCAACCCGTCGACCACGGGCGTATTTGACCTCGAAATTCACGGAGCCAATGCCAAAGGCAGCCTCGATGTGCAGGTGACCAACACCCTGGGCCAGCGCGTGTACACGGGTGCGGCCCGCGACAACTACACCAACCGGCTCGACCTGAGCGGCCTCGCGGCCGGCATTTACTACCTCCAGGTGCGCAACGGCGATGAGCGCCTGACCAGCCAGGTAAGCATTGTGAAATAACGCGCGCAGCCGCACTATTTCACCCCATCGACTGCCCGTTGAGAAGTTGGCACTGAAGGCATTTGCCTGGCAATTGCGCTTCGGTGCCAACCTTCAATTCCCAAACCTGGCGCACCCGGGCAACGCAACTGTTTTTCGGGAAATCCCTCATTCATTCGCAGCAATTAAAAGCTGTTGCCCAACCGTTTTTGTCTTCCCACTCTTCACTCTATATGAACGTATTACCTACTAATTCAGGCTATCGTAAGCTGGCACTGGCCATTGCGCTGGCTATGCCGGGGCTGGTGTTGGCCCAGGAGGTTACCCCGGCCGCGCAGGTGCTGGCCTCGTTTGCCGTGAAGGCGCGGGCCCAGGGCCACCTGACGGAGGCCGATGTGGCCAATCCTACGGTAACCAGCTCGTATGCTGACGCCAGCACGGGCCTCACGCACACCTACCTGCAGCAGCGGGTGAATGGCCTGACGGTGTTTAACGCCAACGGGGCCGTGCACACCGATGCCAGCGGCAAGGTGGTGTATTTCAACCAGGATTTTCTGGCGGGCGCGGCGGCAGTAGCCCCTTCGGCCACGCCGGGCCTCACGCCGGAGCAAGCCGTGGGAGCGGCCGCGAAGGGCCTGAGCCTGCCCATGCCCGTAGCCCTGCAACGCGTGACGGAAGGCCGCGTGGCCGACGGCATTGTGTTCAACAAAGGCGGTATTTCGGAAGAAAACATTCCGGTGCGGCTGATGTACCTGCGCGTTGACAACAAGCTGGTGCTCGTGTGGAACGTGACCATTGCCCAGCTCGACCAGCAGCACTACTGGAACGCCCGCGTGGATGCGCAAACCGGCCGCCTGCTGGACCGCAACGACTACACCGTGAGCGAGCAGACCACCTTCCGCCAGCATGTGATGCAGGAGCAGGCCCGGCGCAAGCTGGTGCCCACCACGGCCGCCATTGCCCTGGACGTGAAAGCCGCCAAGGCGCTGAAGAACGCCAAAGGCGCGAAAGGCACCACGGGCGTAGCCAACAGCATGACGGTTATCCCCGTGCCGTTCGAAAGCCCCGACCTTTCGCCCCGCGTGGTGGTGCCCTTCAGCTCGGCAAACCCGCTGTACTCACCCTACGGCTGGCAGGTGAGCGACGCCCGCGCCCCCAGCGCGTTCTACGCCGATGCCTACTCGCTGCTTTCGAGCGGCAAGCAGCTCACGCGAGGCAACAACGTGGCGGCCTACGACGACAACGCGACGACGGTATCGGGCAACGGCAACGTGGCTTCTACTACCAACTCGCCCGATGGCGGGGCCAACCGCGACTTCGACTTTGCCTTCAACCAGCCACTGGGGCCCCGCGACCCGGGCAACCTCGCGGCCGGCATCACCAACCTGTTCTACTGGAACAACATGCTCCACGACGTGATGATGAGCAAGGGGTTTGATGAGGTATCGGGCAACTTCCAGTACAAGAACATTGGTACTCAGGGCCTGGGCAACGACTTTGTGCGGGCCGAATCGCAGGACGGCAGCGGCCGCAACAACGCCAACTTCTCGACTCCGGCAGACGGCAGCAACGGCCGGATGCAGATGTACCTGTTTGATAACACCGGGGCCAATGCCCTGACCGTAACCGGCGCGGCCAGCGCGGCCGGCAGCTACCGCTTTGCGGCGGTTTCCTTTGGCCCACGCCTCACCAAGCGGCCGCTGACGGGCCGGCTGGTGCTCGTGAACGATGGCGTATCGGCCGATGGCGGCGACCACGGCTGCGCTTCGCCCTTCGTGAACGCGGCGGCGGTGGCCGGCAATATTGCCTTTATTCAGCGCGGCGGCTGCCCCCAGCTCACCACGCTCAATCCCCGGGCTACCAACGCATTTGCCACCAAGGTGAAGCGTGCCCAGGACAACGGTGCTACTTCCGTTATCGTGTTCGACTCGCTGGGCACCACCACCAACCTGATGAATTTCGGCGGCACCGATACCGTGGGCATTCGCATTCCGGCCATTTTCATCAGCGGGGCCGATGGCTTCCGGCTGCGCACGGCCATTCTGGCCGGGGCTACGCTGAACGCGACCGCCACGCTGGGTGCCGACTTCGACGGCTCATTTGACAACGGCGTGGTATCGCACGAGTTTGGCCACGGCATCAGCAACCGCCTCACCGGCGGCCCGGCTAACTCCAGCTGCCTCAACTCCGCCACTGGCAACCAAACCATGGGCGAAGGCTGGAGCGACTTTTTTGCCCTCTGGATGACCACCCGCCCTGGCGAAGATGGTGCAAACAACCGCTACGTGGCGACCTACGACAACGGCAACCCCTACGCCGTGGGCCCGGGCTTCCGCCGCAAGCCGTACTCCACCAACTTCGCGCAGAACAACTACACCTACGCCCAGTTGGGCACCGCCACCGGCCGCTTCCAGGAAACCCACGACGTGGGCGAAGTGTGGGCTACCGTGCTGTGGGACCTGAACTGGCAGTTCATCTACCGCTACGGCTACAACGCCGACTTCTTCAGCGCTACCGGCGGCAACAACAAAGCCCTGAAGCTGGTGCTCGACGGCTGCAAGCTGCAGGTGTGTAACCCCGGCTTCCTCGACGGCCGCGATGGCCTGCTGCGGGCCGACTCGCTCACCAACCGCGCCGCCAACGCCGGCCTGATTTGGAACGTGTTTGCCCGTCGGGGCATGGGTTACAGCGCCGTGCAGGGCAACCGTGTGAACGGTGCGCCACTCGTTACGGGCATTGTGCAGGCATTTGACCTGCCCCCCGGCACTCCGGCCATCGCCTTGTCCAGCAAGAATGGCGCTACCGCCGGCAATGCGCTGGAAGCCTACCCCAACCCGGCGCAGAACGTGCTCACCGTGCGCACACAGCTCACCAGCACCGTACCCATGCAGGTAGACATGCTCGACCTGCTGGGCAAAACCGTGCTGCGCGCCGTGCCAGTACCAGCCGGCCAGATGCAGCAGAGCGGCGTGGAGCTGAACACCAGCCGCCTGGCATCGGGCATTTACATTGTGCGCGTAACGACCAGCGGTGGCACGTACAGCACCAAGGTGAGCGTGCAGCACTAAGCTTCACGGTCCCTACGTTTGCAAAAAAGCCCGGCTTCGGCCGGGCTTTTTTGTGTACTGGCTCCTACCCCTACCCCAGCAGCGCCGGCCGCTTATCGAACCACGGCCGGGCCTGCTCCAGCTGCCCGGCCAGCCGGAACAGCACGTCCTCAGCCCCCAGCTTCGCGATGAACTGCACGCCGCAGGGCAGGCCGTCGGCGGTCCAGTGCAGGGGCACCGACATGGCGGGCTGGCCCGTGAGGTTGGCCACCTGGGTGTAGGGCGTTTTTTCGAGGCTCTGCTCGGCCAGCTTCTCCACGATGCCCGAGCGGCGGATGAGACCACCCAGGCCAAAGGTATTCACCAGCTTCAGCAGCTTTTGCTCCAGCGGCTTGGGCTGCAGCTCGCCGATGCGCACGGGCGGCGTGGCCAGCGTGGGCGTGAGCAGCAGGTCGTGGGTAAGATGGAAGCGGCCGAAGGCGCGGGCATGGTCGTTCCAGGTATGGCGGGCGGCAGCGAAATCGGCGGCGGAATACGTGCGGCCCAGTAGGCCCAGCAGCCAGGTGGTGGGCTCCACGTCGCTGGGCCGGGCCGGGCGGCCCAGGTGTTTGGCCAGGGCCGCGATGCTGGCCCCGGTTTCGCCAAAATACAGCATCAGGAACGCCGAGGCCACGGCCCGGCCATCAAACGGCAGCGGCACTTCTTCTACCTCATGGCCCAAGCTTTCGAGCAGTTTGGCGGCCTCCGTCACGGCCGTAGCGCACTCCGGGTGCAAGGCGCTGCCCAGCGGGTGGCCCAGGCTGAAGGCGATGCGCAGGCGGCCGGGCTCCCGGCCCACCTCTTCCAGATAAGGCCGGGCGGGCTTGGGCAGGAAGTAGGGCGCACCCGCATCGGGACCCAGAGTGGCATCGAGCAGGGCCGCGCTGTCGCGCACCGAGCGCGACACCACGTGCTCCACGGCGGCACCTTGCCACTTTTCGCCCTGCTCAGGGCCGGTGGGCACGCGGCCCCGGCTGGGTTTCAGCCCAAACAGCCCGCAGCAGGCCGCCGGAATGCGGATGGAGCCGCCGCCGTCGCCCGCCCCGGCCACCGGCACAATGCCGGCCGCCACGGCCGCCGCCGCCCCGCCGCTGCTGCCGCCGGGCGTGTGGCCCAGGTGCCAGGGGTTGCGGGCGGGGCCGTGCAGCAAGGGTTCAGTCACGCCCATCAGGGCAAACTCGGGGGTATTGGTTTTGCCCAGGATGTTGAGGCCGGCAGCCTGCCAGCGGCGCACCAGCTCGGCATCTTCGTGGGGCACAAAATGGCGCAGCGCCCGGCTGCCCGAGGTGTGCGGCGCGCCGGCATACTGCGCGCCAAAATCCTTCAGCAGAAACGGCACGCCGCCGAATGGGCCAGCCGGCAGCCCGGCGGCGGCGCGAGCCCGGGCGGGCTCATACAACGGGTGCACCACGGCGTTGATTTGAGGATTTACGGCCTCGGCACGGGCAATGGCGGCGGCGCACAGCTCGGCGGGCGTGAGCTGGCCGGCGCGCACGAGGGCAGCCTGAGCCAGGCCGTCGAGGCGGTCATATTCGGCAGGTGAAATCATGGGCTAAATGTAGGCGAACCGGGCCGGGTAATCTGAAACGGGTGCGGCTGGCGTAGGTGAGGCAACAGCAAGAAACATCGCCAATTTTGGACTATATTTCAACGAATATCAGCACAAAGCCAACCGCTGCTATTTAGCCAACCGCCTCAATGGTCACGCCCGTTTTTCAGATTTTAGATTACCAGCAGGCCGTCGATTTCTACATCGACTGGCTGGGGTTTCGAATTGACTGGGAGGAGCAGTCGGCGCGCGGGCCGCTGTACATGCAGGTATCGCGCGGCGGCATCGTGCTGCACCTCACCAGCCACCCCGAGGGAAGCTGCGCCGGCGCCAAGGCTATGGCCGAAATCAATGGCTTGATTGCCTTTCACTACCTACTCACGCAGAAGGCCTCAGCCTATCCGAGCCCGGTGCTGCAAAAAACCTACTGGAGCGACAAAGTGATGCAGGTGGAAGTGACCGACCCGTTCGGCAATATCCTGGTGTTCGCCGAGCTCTGCGCGTAACCCACCGCCGCCGCTACAGGCTCAGCAGCTCCCGGAACCGCACCGACTGCTGCCGCGACACTTCCACCTCGGGGCCGCCGCGCCGCTTCAGCTTCAGTGTGTTGCTAAACCAAGGCTCGATGCCGGCAATCCATTTCAGGTTGATAATCTGCTGGCGATTGACGCGAAAAAACACTTTGGGGTCGAGGCGCGCTTCCAACTGCTGCAAGGTGCGTGGAATGAGTGGCTGGTGGCTTTCGAAATGAATGCGGGGGTAGCTGCCGTTGATTTCGAAGAGCTTGATGTCGGCCAGCTTCACGAACCAGCACCGCTCGCCGTCCTTCACAAACACCTGGTCCTGGACCGTGAGCGGGGCCAGCGGGGCTTCCTCGGCCGGGCCGGCGGGAGTCATTGCGGCCGGCACCGGGGCACTGCAATGGGCGCGGGCCTTGGCCAGGGCGGCGGCCAGGCGGGCTTCCTGCACGGGTTTCAGCAGGTAGTCGAGGGCGTTGACGGCGAAGGCCTGCAGGGCGTATTGCTGCGTGAAGATGGCGCGGGTGCTCTCCTTCGTCGAGCCATACTGCGCGTAGGCGGCCCAGGCCCCCAGCACCAGCACGGGCTGCTGAATCCGGCCGACGTCGTTCCGCAAATCAATGGTGTACATATCGTACATGGCTTGGGCGGTGGTGGCGGAGTCCGAGGCCGTGCCCCAGCGGGCAATCTGGGTTTGGCGGGCGGTGTCGGTGGCCATGCCGGCCACCATCTGGCGTTGGGCGGCGGGCAGGGGCCCTGCTTCATCTGCTGGCGCATCTTGTCGGCCATGGGCCGCACGGTTTCCACGGTAGCGGCCGGATTCTGGATGGCGGCCATGAAGGGCAGCGAATCCACAATCACGAGCGGGCCGATGGCCTCGGGCTGGGCCGCGCTCCAGGGCCAGCGCCATAAAGCCGCCCAGGCTGTGGCCCACGATGGTGGGCTTGCTCAGCTTCTGGGTTTTGATGTAGGCCAGCAGTTGGTCGCGCACGGCGGGCAGCAGCGGGTCGGCCAGGGGGGCGACGGGAGCCGTGCCGGCGAAGCCTGCCAGCGAGATGATATGGCACCAGTACCGCGTCTGGTAGTGGGCCACGGTTTCGTCCCACACCGCGCCGGGGCAGTTCAGACCGGGAATGAGCAGCATGGGCTGGCCCTTGCCCACCACCCGCACCGTGAAGGTGGGGTGCAACGCAGGATTATCGGCCACGACTTTTGCGGCAGGCGCGGCGGCCGGATTGGTGGCGAAAGCAGCGCCGGCCGCGCTCAGCAGCAACAGCGCCAAGGACAGGCGGCGGGCGAAAGCAGCAGTTTTCATCGGGTAAGTATGGGGTTGTTGGTGATTGAATGACCCAAACTTACCGGTCCCCATCAGCGGTCGAAACGAAATTTAAGCGAACGGTATTCCGGCCCGCTGAACGGGCGAAATGGCGGCTGAATGGCGAATGCGGCACTGGCTCAAAGCATAACGGTCATGCTGAGCGCAGTAGAAGCATCTTTACCGCGATACTAATCCTGACAATTGGAATTACTGGTGCGGTAGAGATGCTTCGGCTGCGCTCAGCATGACCGTTGCTTTGTTATTCCTGACTTCCTGCTACTTCCCTCCCAACGCCACCAGGCTATTCAAATAGCTTTCCAGGTTGGTGTAGCCATCGGTAGCGCGCAGGGCGCGGTCGGCAGCATTTTCAGGGTTCAGGTGATGAGCTTTTTCCCAGGCGTCGGGCATGCCGTCGTGGTCGGTATCGAGGGGTGCGGGGGTTGATTTCAGCACCGGCCAGGCTTTTTGCGAGATGCGGTAGGGCGTGCCGTGCGGGTAGTGGCCCTGCACGTCGATGATGGTGCCGGTGCGGGTGCGCACCTCGCGCGCAATGCGCTGGTCGAGCGTGTCGCACTGCGGGCAGATGGCCCCCGCGCCGTTCAGCACGGCCTCGTAGGCGGCGGGCGCGGCTTGCAGGGCCAGCGGGCCCAGGTCGAACGGCGTGGTTACTTTCGACTGCGCGGTATCGGCGGGGGTCCCGCCGTTCATCACCACGCCGCACCAGTTACGGGCCGTCACGGCGGGCGAGCCGTCTACGTAGTTACCGGTGAGGTAGAACTTGCCGTAGGGCAGGCGGCCCTTTTCCTTGTCTATTTTATACGGGTTCAGCACCAGGGCCTGCACCTTGGGGTTGGTACTGGGGCCAGGCTTGTAGTAGTTGTTCACCACGTTGTCGTTGCCGCCCTCGCCGGCGTACACGTTGTTTTCGCCCCAGTCGTAAATTACGTTATTGCTGAAATCGACATTCTCGAACCCTGCCGCGTGCGTGTAGCGGCTGCCGTTGAAGCGCAGCGTGCGGTTTTTGCAGTGCGCAAACAGGTTGTGGTGGAACGAGGAATGCTACCGCCCCAGATGCCGCCGAAGCCGTGGCGCTCGAAATCGGTGTCGCCGGCTTCGTAGTGGTAGGCGTAGTTCAGTGGCTCGGCCATGATGTTCCATTGCAGGGTGGTACTGTCGCCCTCGTACACCGACATGGCCTCGTCGGTGCTCCAGCTCATCGAGCAATGGTCTACGATGAGGTGGTTGTTGCGGGTGCCGCCAAAGGCATCATCGCCGCCCCCGCCGTCCACGAAGCCCTGGTTCTGGTTCTTATCACCCATCCGGAAGCGGATGAAGCTGACAATCACATTATTGGCCTTCGCCGATACCGGATAATCGGCCAGACAAATACCGCCGCCGGGGGCCGTCTGGCCCGCAATGGTGGTGTTGCCCTTGCTGATGGTGAGCGGCGACAACAGGTGAATGGTGCCCGACACCCGAAAGACGATGGTGCGCACGGGGGCTTTAGCGAGGTTCAGCTGCACGGCGTAGCGCAGGCTGCCGGGCTGGCCGTCATCGAGCAGGTTGGTGACTTCGAGCACCGTGGTGGGCATTGCCGCCGTGCCCCGCCCGCCGGTGGTGAAGCGCCCCGCACCCTCGGCCCCCGGAAACGCCACCAGGCCCTGCGCCCAGCTGGTAACCGGCAGCAGCAACAAGCTCAGGCCAACAGGTGAAGCACGCGAACCGGGCGCAGGCAAGCAAAAGAAGGTTTATGAAATTTGGGCATACTGGTTAATTGAGGCAACAACTTGCTCCCGACTGCGTGAATAGGGTGTAAAATTTTCCTTTTTGAAACTAAGTAAAAACCAGGCCAGTTGAATAGTACAGCCATTTGGCCGGCCTCGGCTCGCACGAAAAGCCGCACTAAAATTATGCTATTCCGGTAAAAAAATATACCTATTACCATTACGGGTTAATTATTAATTAATAACTTCATATTCATTCCTGCACGCTCGTTTTAATCCGCTTACCTATGCGCCCATTTTTTCTCGCCGCCGCAGTAACTTTTTTTGCCCTGGGTAGCAGCCAGACCGTGGCCGCCCAAAGCGCCAGCACGCTGGCACCGGCCGGCAATGCCCAGGACCACATCGCCATGTCGTCGCGACCAACAGCCAGCAGCGCGGCCCGGCCCATGCGCCTGGCGTGCGCGCCCCTCACCGGAACCATTTATGAGCCCAACGGCCGGCCCCTAGTGGGCGCCACGCTGCTCGTGAAAGGCACCCACGATGTATATGTAACCGATGCGGATGGCAAGTTCCACCTCACCGACCCCGTGTACCAGGGCCAGACGCTGGTGGTGGGCGCGGCCGGCTACACGCCCCAGGAAATTGCCCTCACCGAATGCACGCTGCCGCGCCTGGTGCTGGAGCAGGCCAACGGTGCCCGCATTAAGCGCAACGGTAAGCGCGTTGGCCAGGTAGTACGCCTCAACAACCGGAGCACCAATCTGAAATAAAAAGCTTCGGGCGGGCCGGTTTTTGGACTTAGGCCGGGTTCACGCATCGCCCGGATAAGGTGCGGAATACCTGGTGAAAAAGAGTGGTACCACGGCTTCAGGGTCGGGGTGCCACTCTTTTTTTGACCATCGGGTGAGCGAATGAGGTGAGAAGGAGCCGAATCGGGTCGCTTGATATTATTG
This region includes:
- a CDS encoding M36 family metallopeptidase, which gives rise to MNVLPTNSGYRKLALAIALAMPGLVLAQEVTPAAQVLASFAVKARAQGHLTEADVANPTVTSSYADASTGLTHTYLQQRVNGLTVFNANGAVHTDASGKVVYFNQDFLAGAAAVAPSATPGLTPEQAVGAAAKGLSLPMPVALQRVTEGRVADGIVFNKGGISEENIPVRLMYLRVDNKLVLVWNVTIAQLDQQHYWNARVDAQTGRLLDRNDYTVSEQTTFRQHVMQEQARRKLVPTTAAIALDVKAAKALKNAKGAKGTTGVANSMTVIPVPFESPDLSPRVVVPFSSANPLYSPYGWQVSDARAPSAFYADAYSLLSSGKQLTRGNNVAAYDDNATTVSGNGNVASTTNSPDGGANRDFDFAFNQPLGPRDPGNLAAGITNLFYWNNMLHDVMMSKGFDEVSGNFQYKNIGTQGLGNDFVRAESQDGSGRNNANFSTPADGSNGRMQMYLFDNTGANALTVTGAASAAGSYRFAAVSFGPRLTKRPLTGRLVLVNDGVSADGGDHGCASPFVNAAAVAGNIAFIQRGGCPQLTTLNPRATNAFATKVKRAQDNGATSVIVFDSLGTTTNLMNFGGTDTVGIRIPAIFISGADGFRLRTAILAGATLNATATLGADFDGSFDNGVVSHEFGHGISNRLTGGPANSSCLNSATGNQTMGEGWSDFFALWMTTRPGEDGANNRYVATYDNGNPYAVGPGFRRKPYSTNFAQNNYTYAQLGTATGRFQETHDVGEVWATVLWDLNWQFIYRYGYNADFFSATGGNNKALKLVLDGCKLQVCNPGFLDGRDGLLRADSLTNRAANAGLIWNVFARRGMGYSAVQGNRVNGAPLVTGIVQAFDLPPGTPAIALSSKNGATAGNALEAYPNPAQNVLTVRTQLTSTVPMQVDMLDLLGKTVLRAVPVPAGQMQQSGVELNTSRLASGIYIVRVTTSGGTYSTKVSVQH
- a CDS encoding amidase encodes the protein MISPAEYDRLDGLAQAALVRAGQLTPAELCAAAIARAEAVNPQINAVVHPLYEPARARAAAGLPAGPFGGVPFLLKDFGAQYAGAPHTSGSRALRHFVPHEDAELVRRWQAAGLNILGKTNTPEFALMGVTEPLLHGPARNPWHLGHTPGGSSGGAAAAVAAGIVPVAGAGDGGGSIRIPAACCGLFGLKPSRGRVPTGPEQGEKWQGAAVEHVVSRSVRDSAALLDATLGPDAGAPYFLPKPARPYLEEVGREPGRLRIAFSLGHPLGSALHPECATAVTEAAKLLESLGHEVEEVPLPFDGRAVASAFLMLYFGETGASIAALAKHLGRPARPSDVEPTTWLLGLLGRTYSAADFAAARHTWNDHARAFGRFHLTHDLLLTPTLATPPVRIGELQPKPLEQKLLKLVNTFGLGGLIRRSGIVEKLAEQSLEKTPYTQVANLTGQPAMSVPLHWTADGLPCGVQFIAKLGAEDVLFRLAGQLEQARPWFDKRPALLG
- a CDS encoding glyoxalase superfamily protein → MVTPVFQILDYQQAVDFYIDWLGFRIDWEEQSARGPLYMQVSRGGIVLHLTSHPEGSCAGAKAMAEINGLIAFHYLLTQKASAYPSPVLQKTYWSDKVMQVEVTDPFGNILVFAELCA
- a CDS encoding alpha/beta fold hydrolase, with product MKTAAFARRLSLALLLLSAAGAAFATNPAAAPAAKVVADNPALHPTFTVRVVGKGQPMLLIPGLNCPGAVWDETVAHYQTRYWCHIISLAGFAGTAPVAPLADPLLPAVRDQLLAYIKTQKLSKPTIVGHSLGGFMALALERGPARGHRPARDCGFAALHGRHPESGRYRGNRAAHGRQDAPADEAGPLPAAQRQMVAGMATDTARQTQIARWGTASDSATTAQAMYDMYTIDLRNDVGRIQQPVLVLGAWAAYAQYGSTKESTRAIFTQQYALQAFAVNALDYLLKPVQEARLAAALAKARAHCSAPVPAAMTPAGPAEEAPLAPLTVQDQVFVKDGERCWFVKLADIKLFEINGSYPRIHFESHQPLIPRTLQQLEARLDPKVFFRVNRQQIINLKWIAGIEPWFSNTLKLKRRGGPEVEVSRQQSVRFRELLSL
- a CDS encoding carboxypeptidase-like regulatory domain-containing protein; its protein translation is MRPFFLAAAVTFFALGSSQTVAAQSASTLAPAGNAQDHIAMSSRPTASSAARPMRLACAPLTGTIYEPNGRPLVGATLLVKGTHDVYVTDADGKFHLTDPVYQGQTLVVGAAGYTPQEIALTECTLPRLVLEQANGARIKRNGKRVGQVVRLNNRSTNLK